A window from Chitinophaga filiformis encodes these proteins:
- a CDS encoding EamA family transporter, with amino-acid sequence MWWLYALLSALFASLTAIFAKIGVSGVNSDLATAIRTIIILIMAWGIVFFRGEGKGLQHLSKFSLTFLILSGMATGLSWIFYFKALQMGKVSQVAPVDKLSVALTIILSVVFLHEALTIKTAIGAILIISGTLVLIL; translated from the coding sequence ATGTGGTGGCTATATGCTTTACTCTCTGCTTTATTTGCATCCCTGACGGCAATCTTTGCCAAAATTGGGGTTTCGGGGGTGAATTCAGACCTGGCAACGGCAATCCGGACCATTATTATATTGATCATGGCCTGGGGCATTGTTTTTTTCCGGGGTGAAGGAAAAGGCCTCCAGCACCTGTCAAAATTCAGCCTGACCTTCCTGATCTTATCAGGGATGGCTACCGGCCTGTCCTGGATCTTTTACTTTAAGGCATTGCAGATGGGCAAGGTATCGCAGGTAGCTCCGGTGGACAAACTGAGTGTTGCCCTGACAATAATATTATCCGTCGTATTCCTGCATGAAGCACTGACCATCAAAACAGCCATTGGCGCAATATTGATCATTTCCGGGACCCTGGTGTTGATTTTATAA
- a CDS encoding helix-turn-helix transcriptional regulator — translation MENYRPITKATADKFLQLLKTKGPQSAAMLAAALRMTGEGARLQLLKLAEEGLVVSATTSRGVGRPVQIWDLTPLGHAHFPDTHVELTLQIIETIRKELGEAALEKVVAAREFQQQEKYMSKLEGVTGLAERLAQFAAIRTSEGYLAEWREEEDGFIFIENHCPICCAATQCANICTSELNTFQAIMGDEAEVKRVDHIIAGDRRCVYKISRVKELITSR, via the coding sequence TTGGAAAATTATAGACCCATCACAAAAGCAACTGCCGACAAGTTCCTGCAGTTACTGAAGACGAAGGGGCCTCAATCGGCCGCTATGCTGGCAGCCGCATTACGTATGACAGGAGAGGGCGCCCGCCTGCAGCTGCTGAAGCTGGCAGAGGAAGGGCTTGTGGTGTCGGCTACAACATCCAGAGGAGTAGGCCGGCCTGTTCAAATCTGGGACCTTACACCGCTGGGCCACGCTCACTTTCCGGATACGCATGTGGAGCTGACGCTGCAAATAATAGAGACCATCCGCAAGGAACTGGGGGAAGCTGCGCTTGAAAAAGTAGTGGCGGCACGCGAGTTCCAGCAGCAGGAGAAATATATGAGTAAACTTGAAGGGGTGACCGGCCTGGCAGAAAGACTGGCACAGTTTGCTGCTATCCGCACCTCGGAAGGGTATCTGGCCGAATGGCGTGAGGAGGAAGATGGTTTCATCTTTATAGAGAACCATTGTCCTATCTGCTGTGCGGCTACACAGTGTGCAAACATTTGTACTTCCGAGCTGAATACCTTTCAGGCGATTATGGGGGATGAAGCGGAAGTGAAACGTGTGGATCATATTATTGCCGGCGACCGTCGCTGTGTATATAAAATATCGAGGGTTAAGGAGTTGATTACCAGTAGGTAA
- a CDS encoding NADPH-dependent FMN reductase: MNVLIFNGTMDSSPYTTANQLTGYFAEQFRQKGFSTEVFSPVDGHIPFFAYPKGDMPDSVKHMCEVFLKADVHVWLTPLYHGSMTGVMKNTLDWLEMTSKLSNPYLTGKVVALVCWGDGSQAMQGINAMDSVAKALRAWVLPFSVPIMKEHLYDAETKTFTASYKNKFDRMISLLGDSRIGDKKPVTTGNP, translated from the coding sequence ATGAACGTATTGATCTTCAACGGCACAATGGACAGTAGCCCCTATACCACTGCGAACCAGTTAACGGGCTATTTCGCGGAACAGTTCCGTCAAAAGGGATTTTCTACGGAGGTGTTCAGTCCTGTTGATGGCCATATACCGTTCTTTGCATATCCTAAGGGTGACATGCCCGATTCCGTTAAACATATGTGTGAAGTATTCCTGAAAGCGGATGTGCACGTATGGCTGACCCCTCTTTATCACGGGAGCATGACTGGTGTCATGAAGAATACACTGGATTGGCTGGAGATGACCAGCAAGCTCAGTAATCCTTATTTAACGGGAAAGGTTGTAGCTTTGGTATGCTGGGGAGACGGTTCCCAGGCCATGCAGGGCATTAACGCAATGGATTCGGTAGCCAAAGCCCTCCGTGCATGGGTGCTGCCTTTTTCAGTGCCAATTATGAAAGAGCACTTATATGATGCTGAAACTAAAACATTTACAGCGTCTTATAAAAATAAATTCGACAGGATGATCTCCCTGCTGGGAGACTCCAGGATCGGGGACAAAAAACCGGTGACTACCGGGAATCCCTGA
- a CDS encoding HesB/IscA family protein — protein MITVSEKAGEYIKALMVKENHAPGTFVRVGVKGGGCSGLEYVLKFEADNHQDGDQTFEDKGVKIVVQMKSLLYLYGTELDYSDGLNGKGLYFNNPNATRTCSCGESFAV, from the coding sequence ATGATAACAGTATCAGAAAAAGCGGGCGAATATATAAAGGCGCTTATGGTCAAGGAGAATCACGCTCCCGGCACCTTTGTACGCGTTGGCGTAAAAGGCGGCGGTTGCTCAGGACTGGAATATGTGTTGAAATTTGAAGCGGACAACCATCAGGATGGTGACCAGACCTTTGAAGATAAAGGCGTAAAGATCGTGGTGCAGATGAAAAGCCTCCTGTACCTATATGGCACTGAACTGGACTATTCAGATGGTCTCAATGGTAAAGGGCTTTACTTTAACAATCCTAACGCTACCCGTACCTGTAGCTGTGGGGAAAGCTTCGCGGTGTAA
- the sufB gene encoding Fe-S cluster assembly protein SufB, with protein sequence MRNSNEIIDDIANREYEFGFTTDIEMDMAPVGLNEDTIRFISAKKEEPQWMLEWRLKGFQAFKKMQFPKWQHFEMPELDLQKLSYYAAPKKKKQLNSLDEVDPELLATFEKLGIPINEQKALAGVAVDVVFDSVSVATTFKEKLNELGIIFCSFGEAVRTHPDLVKKYLGTVVPHSDNIFAALNAAVFSDGSFVYIPKGVRCPMELSTYFRINAENTGQFERTLIIADDNSYVSYLEGCTAPKRDENQLHAAVVELIALDHAEIKYSTVQNWYPGDKDGNGGIYNFVTKRGICKGNSSKISWTQVETGSAITWKYPSVILQGDDAEGEFYSVAVTRNKQIADTGTKIYHLGRNTRSRIISKGISAGHSDNTYRGLVQVGPRAANARNFTQCDSLLIGDRCGAHTFPYIESRNSTATVEHEATTSKIGEDQIFYLNQRGIDTEKAVALIVNGYAQEVLNQLPMEFAVEARKLLSITLEGSVG encoded by the coding sequence ATGAGAAACAGCAACGAAATAATAGATGACATAGCCAACCGGGAATACGAGTTTGGCTTTACTACCGACATCGAGATGGATATGGCGCCGGTGGGTCTGAATGAAGACACCATCCGCTTTATCTCTGCTAAAAAGGAAGAACCGCAATGGATGCTGGAGTGGCGCCTGAAAGGCTTCCAGGCCTTTAAAAAGATGCAGTTCCCCAAATGGCAGCACTTTGAGATGCCTGAACTGGACCTTCAGAAGCTTTCCTACTATGCCGCACCTAAGAAAAAGAAACAACTCAACAGCCTGGACGAAGTAGATCCTGAGCTGCTGGCAACTTTCGAAAAACTGGGCATTCCTATCAATGAACAGAAAGCACTGGCCGGCGTTGCTGTAGACGTTGTTTTTGACAGCGTTTCCGTTGCCACTACTTTCAAGGAAAAATTAAACGAACTGGGCATCATCTTCTGCTCATTCGGTGAAGCAGTAAGGACCCATCCCGACCTGGTTAAGAAATACCTGGGTACTGTAGTACCTCATTCCGATAACATATTTGCCGCCCTGAATGCTGCGGTATTCTCCGACGGCTCTTTCGTATACATTCCGAAAGGCGTGCGCTGCCCGATGGAACTGAGCACCTACTTCCGTATCAATGCGGAAAATACCGGCCAGTTTGAGCGTACCCTGATCATTGCCGACGACAACTCTTACGTTAGCTACCTGGAAGGCTGTACCGCTCCAAAGCGTGATGAGAACCAGCTGCATGCTGCAGTGGTGGAACTGATCGCCCTGGATCATGCAGAGATCAAATACTCTACCGTACAGAACTGGTACCCGGGCGATAAAGATGGTAACGGCGGTATCTACAACTTCGTGACCAAACGTGGTATCTGTAAAGGGAACAGCAGTAAGATCTCCTGGACACAGGTAGAAACAGGTTCTGCCATCACCTGGAAATATCCGAGCGTGATCCTGCAGGGCGACGATGCTGAGGGTGAATTCTACTCAGTAGCCGTAACCCGCAACAAACAGATCGCTGACACCGGTACCAAGATCTATCACCTGGGCCGTAACACCCGCAGCCGTATCATTTCAAAAGGTATATCTGCCGGCCATAGCGATAATACTTACCGCGGTCTGGTACAGGTAGGGCCACGCGCTGCCAATGCACGTAACTTTACCCAGTGTGACTCCCTGCTGATCGGCGATCGCTGCGGTGCACACACTTTCCCTTACATCGAATCCAGGAACAGTACTGCTACCGTAGAACACGAAGCAACTACGTCCAAGATCGGTGAAGACCAGATCTTCTATCTGAATCAGCGTGGCATAGATACAGAAAAAGCAGTAGCACTGATCGTGAACGGTTATGCACAGGAAGTGCTGAACCAGCTCCCGATGGAGTTTGCGGTAGAAGCCCGGAAACTGCTTTCTATCACACTGGAAGGAAGCGTAGGATAA
- the sufC gene encoding Fe-S cluster assembly ATPase SufC produces the protein MLTIKNLHAEVDGKQILKGINLEIRKGEMHAIMGPNGSGKSSLSSVLAGRENYTVTQGEVIFEGKNLLDMSPEDRAREGLFLAFQYPVEIPGVSNLHFLKTALNEIRTYHNLPALESKEFLKLTKEKQQLVDFNANLMNRSLNEGFSGGEKKRNEVFQLAMLDPKLAILDETDSGLDIDALRIVAAGVNKLRSADKAFMVITHYQRLLEYIVPDFVHVLYNGQIVKTGTKELALELEEKGYDWLKEEVHQKESV, from the coding sequence ATGCTGACGATTAAAAATCTGCACGCAGAAGTAGACGGTAAACAAATCCTGAAAGGCATCAACCTCGAAATCAGGAAGGGAGAAATGCATGCTATCATGGGCCCCAACGGTTCAGGAAAAAGCTCGCTGTCTTCTGTGCTGGCGGGTCGTGAAAATTATACTGTAACACAGGGCGAAGTGATCTTCGAAGGGAAAAACCTGCTGGACATGTCTCCCGAAGACCGTGCACGCGAAGGCCTCTTCCTGGCGTTCCAGTATCCCGTTGAAATTCCGGGTGTGTCCAACCTGCATTTCCTCAAGACTGCGTTGAATGAGATCAGGACTTACCATAATCTGCCTGCGCTGGAATCAAAAGAATTCCTGAAGCTGACAAAAGAAAAACAGCAGCTGGTGGATTTTAACGCGAACCTGATGAACCGTTCTCTGAACGAAGGCTTCTCCGGCGGTGAGAAAAAGAGGAATGAAGTGTTCCAGCTGGCAATGCTCGATCCGAAATTAGCCATCCTGGATGAGACTGATTCCGGCCTCGACATCGACGCCCTCCGCATCGTGGCTGCCGGCGTGAACAAGCTGCGCAGTGCAGATAAGGCTTTTATGGTTATTACCCACTACCAGCGCCTGCTGGAATACATCGTGCCTGATTTCGTGCACGTACTGTATAATGGTCAGATCGTTAAGACCGGTACCAAAGAACTGGCACTGGAACTGGAAGAAAAAGGCTACGACTGGCTGAAAGAAGAGGTACACCAGAAAGAATCTGTATAA
- the sufD gene encoding Fe-S cluster assembly protein SufD, giving the protein MTSDKSFYDFISNGVPGPEQKVDADNAILPARKLAFSRFKELGLPTIKTEEWRYTNIQRYLKDAFTLAQEEQGTVTADQLKAAGIPHLDSYRAVLVNGRLQADLSTLPSGGKVTVSKLSDAAGNAQLQAWFDKHPHLQSQPFAALNAALFSDGLFIEAGTNASLDKPLHIIHVYTASANAFIQPRHLVVLHKSATLEVIESAVGISENAIAFVNAVTEVVLEENAELWHYNIQNTIKNSRHIYHTSATQKADSRYHHFNFTLPSAELTRNNLSVALTGSNTETNLHGLYLATGSQHVDNHTFVDHLVPNCNSNELYKGVLLDDANGVFTGRIHVNQDAQKTNAFQQNNNLLMSEKANINSQPQLEIFADDVKCSHGFTVGRFSDEALFYLRSRGIGAEAAKSLLVNAFAFDITDQVHIPALQDFLAEKIRQYVAGAINN; this is encoded by the coding sequence ATGACGAGCGATAAATCATTTTACGACTTTATATCCAATGGGGTACCTGGTCCCGAGCAGAAAGTAGATGCGGATAACGCCATCCTTCCTGCCCGCAAGCTGGCATTCAGCCGCTTCAAGGAACTGGGCCTGCCTACGATTAAAACTGAAGAGTGGCGCTATACCAACATCCAGCGTTATCTCAAAGACGCCTTTACCCTGGCACAGGAAGAACAAGGTACTGTAACGGCAGACCAACTGAAAGCTGCCGGCATCCCGCACCTGGACAGCTACCGCGCTGTACTGGTGAACGGACGCCTCCAGGCCGACCTCTCTACCCTGCCTTCCGGTGGTAAAGTGACCGTTTCCAAGCTGAGCGATGCTGCCGGCAATGCACAGCTGCAGGCATGGTTCGATAAACATCCGCACCTGCAGTCGCAACCCTTTGCTGCACTGAACGCCGCCCTCTTCTCCGATGGCCTGTTCATCGAAGCAGGCACGAACGCCAGCCTGGATAAACCTTTACATATCATTCATGTATATACCGCTTCCGCCAATGCTTTCATTCAGCCCCGCCACCTGGTGGTACTGCATAAGAGCGCTACACTGGAAGTAATTGAAAGCGCTGTTGGTATCAGTGAGAATGCGATCGCTTTCGTAAATGCTGTAACGGAAGTAGTGCTGGAAGAGAATGCAGAACTCTGGCACTATAACATCCAGAACACCATAAAGAACAGCCGTCATATCTACCATACTTCTGCTACCCAGAAGGCTGACAGCCGTTATCATCACTTTAACTTTACCCTGCCATCTGCAGAACTGACCCGTAATAACCTCAGCGTAGCGCTGACAGGCAGCAATACGGAAACCAATCTGCACGGGCTCTACCTGGCTACAGGTTCCCAGCATGTTGACAACCACACTTTTGTGGATCACCTCGTGCCTAACTGTAACAGTAATGAGCTCTACAAGGGCGTGCTGCTGGACGACGCCAACGGCGTATTCACCGGCAGGATCCATGTAAACCAGGATGCGCAGAAAACAAATGCTTTCCAGCAGAACAACAACCTGCTGATGAGCGAAAAGGCCAACATCAACTCACAACCTCAGCTTGAAATATTTGCAGATGATGTGAAATGCAGCCACGGTTTTACCGTAGGACGCTTCAGTGATGAAGCACTGTTCTACCTGCGCTCCCGTGGTATTGGTGCAGAAGCCGCTAAATCACTGCTGGTAAATGCTTTCGCATTCGATATTACCGACCAGGTACACATACCGGCTTTACAGGATTTCCTCGCAGAAAAGATCCGCCAGTATGTAGCCGGCGCTATCAATAATTAA
- a CDS encoding aminotransferase class V-fold PLP-dependent enzyme: protein MQHVPDITVPAIDIEKIRKDFPLLQEKVYGLPLVYLDNAATTQKPQIVLDTLMHYYLHLNSNVHRGVHHLSQEATAAYENSRKTIASFLNARKPEEVIFTKGTTDSINLVAYSFGRGEIKPGDVVLVSAMEHHSNIVPWQMMCEDRGAELKVIPMDENGELIMSAFSALLSDKVKIIALTYVSNSLGTVNPVRDIIAQAHARNIPVLLDAAQAVQHMPVDVQELDVDFLVFSGHKIYGPTGTGVLYGKEEWLDRLPPYQGGGDMIKTVTFAKTIYNVLPYKFEAGTPDISGAIALEAAIKYVQQVGVENIQAWEEQLVDYAAQQLQQIEGLRFIGKPAHRSGAISFLVDDIHPYDLGELLDKQGIAIRTGHHCAEPVMGFFCIPGTVRASFAMYTTFEDIDRLVAGIKKAAAMLR, encoded by the coding sequence ATGCAACACGTACCAGACATCACTGTTCCGGCAATAGATATAGAGAAGATAAGAAAGGATTTCCCGCTGTTACAGGAAAAAGTATATGGATTACCACTCGTATATCTCGATAATGCAGCTACTACCCAGAAGCCGCAGATCGTGCTGGATACGTTAATGCACTACTATCTCCATCTCAACAGCAACGTACACCGCGGTGTACACCACCTCAGCCAGGAAGCGACCGCCGCTTACGAGAATTCCCGTAAGACCATCGCCTCCTTCCTCAATGCCCGTAAACCGGAAGAGGTCATCTTTACCAAGGGAACTACTGACAGTATCAACCTGGTAGCCTACTCCTTCGGACGCGGCGAGATCAAACCAGGCGATGTGGTACTGGTATCGGCTATGGAACACCACTCCAACATCGTTCCCTGGCAGATGATGTGTGAAGACAGGGGTGCAGAACTGAAAGTCATCCCCATGGACGAAAACGGGGAACTGATCATGTCAGCGTTCTCTGCCCTGCTGAGCGACAAAGTGAAGATCATCGCCCTGACATACGTATCCAACTCCCTCGGTACTGTTAATCCCGTACGCGATATTATAGCCCAGGCACATGCCCGTAACATCCCCGTACTGCTCGACGCAGCACAGGCAGTACAGCATATGCCGGTGGATGTTCAGGAGCTGGATGTAGACTTCCTCGTATTCTCCGGTCATAAGATATACGGTCCTACCGGCACCGGCGTACTCTATGGTAAGGAAGAATGGCTGGACAGGCTGCCTCCTTACCAGGGCGGCGGCGATATGATCAAGACCGTTACCTTCGCCAAAACTATTTACAACGTACTGCCGTACAAGTTTGAAGCCGGTACGCCCGACATCAGCGGCGCCATTGCCCTGGAAGCCGCTATAAAATACGTACAACAGGTAGGTGTTGAAAATATCCAGGCATGGGAAGAACAACTGGTAGATTATGCTGCGCAACAGCTGCAACAGATCGAAGGCCTGCGCTTCATCGGCAAACCAGCGCATCGCTCCGGCGCCATCTCTTTCCTGGTGGACGACATTCACCCCTATGACCTCGGCGAACTGCTGGACAAACAGGGTATTGCTATCCGTACCGGCCATCATTGCGCTGAACCTGTAATGGGCTTCTTCTGCATCCCTGGCACCGTACGTGCATCCTTTGCCATGTATACCACTTTCGAAGATATAGACAGATTAGTAGCCGGCATTAAAAAGGCCGCCGCTATGTTAAGATAA
- a CDS encoding SufE family protein, which translates to MTIKEKQDELISDFSFMENWMDKYEHIIQLGKELPLIDEKYKTPDHLIKGCQSQVWLHTEMQDGKLVFTADSDAVITKGLVSLMITVFSGHTPKEIAESEIYFIDAIGLSSHLSPTRSNGLLSMLKQIKLYAVAYEAKSQSQKNGKEL; encoded by the coding sequence ATGACTATCAAAGAAAAACAGGACGAACTGATATCAGACTTCTCCTTCATGGAGAACTGGATGGATAAATACGAGCATATTATTCAACTGGGTAAGGAACTTCCGCTGATAGACGAAAAATATAAAACGCCCGATCACCTCATCAAGGGCTGCCAGTCGCAGGTATGGCTGCATACCGAGATGCAGGACGGGAAACTGGTCTTCACCGCCGACAGTGACGCCGTGATCACCAAAGGCTTAGTGAGCCTGATGATCACCGTATTCTCCGGGCATACGCCTAAAGAGATCGCGGAATCTGAAATATACTTTATTGATGCGATCGGATTGAGCAGTCATCTCTCTCCTACCCGTTCCAACGGGTTACTGAGCATGCTCAAGCAGATCAAGTTATATGCAGTTGCCTATGAGGCAAAATCTCAATCACAAAAAAACGGCAAAGAGCTATGA
- a CDS encoding DUF59 domain-containing protein, translating to MSENTLTLRDRIEEVLRTVYDPEIPVNIFELGLVYEIRIGDNNRVAITMTLTAPGCPVAGDIIREVDEKVRDIEGVSDVDVTLTFDPPWTKEMMSEEAKLELGFM from the coding sequence ATGAGCGAAAATACATTGACACTACGCGACAGGATTGAAGAGGTGCTGCGCACAGTATATGATCCGGAGATACCGGTGAATATCTTTGAGCTGGGCCTTGTATATGAAATAAGGATAGGCGATAATAACCGCGTTGCCATCACCATGACATTGACAGCACCGGGTTGTCCCGTAGCCGGCGATATCATACGTGAAGTAGATGAGAAAGTGAGGGATATTGAAGGCGTATCTGATGTGGATGTGACCCTGACCTTCGACCCACCATGGACGAAGGAGATGATGAGTGAAGAAGCCAAACTGGAATTGGGCTTCATGTAA
- a CDS encoding BON domain-containing protein: MSKKQLSTAILCMVFAAMVACKAKPNDTQIQAKVSEQLSSMPEVTADVKDGVVTLSGNVADDATKASAEASVKSTEGVKSVVNNIMVTPAAPPPPPATDTAAIANPADEALRTGVTNISKDFPGADIKVDAGVITVTGELSATKWKTLKQALDALHPKKVDASGLKVK, encoded by the coding sequence ATGAGCAAAAAACAATTGAGCACTGCTATCCTTTGTATGGTATTCGCTGCCATGGTAGCCTGTAAGGCGAAACCCAACGACACGCAGATCCAGGCTAAAGTTTCGGAACAACTCAGCAGCATGCCGGAAGTAACGGCTGATGTCAAAGACGGTGTCGTAACCCTGTCGGGCAATGTTGCTGACGACGCGACCAAAGCCTCTGCGGAAGCATCCGTGAAATCGACTGAAGGGGTGAAAAGCGTTGTCAACAACATCATGGTGACACCTGCTGCTCCGCCGCCGCCACCGGCTACTGACACTGCCGCCATCGCCAATCCTGCCGATGAAGCGCTCCGTACCGGTGTTACGAACATCTCAAAAGATTTCCCCGGCGCCGACATTAAAGTCGATGCAGGCGTTATCACGGTTACGGGTGAACTCTCTGCCACTAAATGGAAGACGCTGAAGCAGGCTTTGGATGCCTTGCATCCTAAGAAAGTAGATGCCTCAGGTCTGAAAGTAAAATAA
- a CDS encoding SH3 domain-containing protein yields MSLQDKYKELIDTARSAGTGNLQVNEQEGVLHISGEAPSGAVKDNLWNIYGKIDPNFLSGDVVMDIKVATAVEGAKLEVVTQSSNLNVRKGPGVDQPIIGKAAHAEVVTLISKHSDQWWLIRTKDGEEGYAHAQYLRPVE; encoded by the coding sequence ATGTCATTACAGGATAAATACAAGGAACTGATAGATACTGCGAGATCTGCCGGCACCGGTAATCTCCAGGTGAATGAACAGGAAGGCGTATTACACATCAGTGGCGAGGCGCCTAGTGGTGCTGTCAAGGACAATCTGTGGAATATCTACGGAAAGATTGATCCTAATTTCCTCAGCGGCGATGTTGTCATGGATATCAAAGTGGCGACGGCTGTTGAGGGGGCGAAACTGGAGGTAGTAACTCAATCGTCCAATCTCAATGTGCGGAAGGGCCCTGGTGTTGATCAACCGATTATAGGCAAGGCCGCGCATGCGGAGGTTGTTACATTGATCAGTAAGCATAGTGATCAGTGGTGGTTGATCCGTACTAAAGACGGTGAGGAGGGATATGCGCATGCGCAATATCTCCGGCCGGTTGAATGA
- a CDS encoding efflux RND transporter periplasmic adaptor subunit: MRTFLKINILAMSIALGGCITRGEKISNENELQTFPVLQLSLSDTVLHRNYVADIEAVRNVEIRARVNGFLNKIYVDEGQHVQQGQLLFTLNDEEYRSELAKAKATLSSAIAEAKGAQLELTRVQLLVEKKVIAKSELEVAKARLAAAEARIDEARSAESNAATRLSYTVIRAPFEGYIDRIPSKTGSLIGEGALLTSVSDIKEVYAYFNVSETEYLQHKKAHATTQYPEVRLVLADGTDYPYAGKVETIESEFEETTGSIAFRARFPNPKGLLKHGASGKVQLSNDLPDAMLLPQKAVFEMQDKNYVFVVDAANQVKMKNFVPGARLANCYVVQSGLQAGDRVVYEGVRNLRDGMKIIPAPITLDSIKGL; this comes from the coding sequence ATGCGAACGTTTTTGAAGATTAATATACTGGCAATGAGCATTGCCCTGGGCGGCTGTATCACCAGGGGAGAAAAGATCAGTAATGAGAATGAATTACAAACATTTCCTGTGCTGCAGCTCTCCCTTTCCGACACTGTGCTGCACAGGAATTATGTAGCGGATATAGAAGCCGTACGCAACGTGGAAATTCGCGCCCGCGTGAATGGATTCCTGAATAAGATCTATGTAGACGAAGGGCAACACGTACAACAGGGACAATTACTTTTTACCCTCAATGATGAAGAATACCGCTCCGAACTGGCGAAAGCGAAAGCGACCCTTAGCAGTGCTATCGCCGAAGCCAAAGGCGCTCAGCTGGAGCTGACCCGTGTGCAACTGCTGGTGGAAAAGAAAGTGATCGCGAAAAGTGAGCTGGAAGTGGCCAAAGCCAGACTGGCAGCCGCAGAGGCCAGGATCGACGAGGCAAGGTCTGCCGAGAGCAACGCTGCTACCAGGTTGTCTTATACCGTTATCCGCGCTCCCTTTGAAGGCTATATCGACAGGATCCCCTCCAAGACGGGAAGCCTGATCGGAGAAGGCGCCCTGCTCACTTCTGTATCAGATATCAAAGAGGTATATGCCTATTTCAATGTGTCTGAAACCGAATACCTCCAACATAAAAAAGCACACGCTACCACACAATATCCGGAAGTACGGCTCGTACTCGCCGATGGAACGGATTATCCCTATGCCGGTAAAGTAGAAACCATTGAAAGCGAATTTGAGGAAACAACCGGCTCTATCGCCTTCAGGGCCAGGTTTCCCAATCCGAAAGGCCTGCTGAAACACGGGGCCAGCGGAAAAGTACAGTTGAGCAATGACCTGCCCGATGCAATGCTGCTTCCACAGAAAGCAGTGTTCGAAATGCAGGACAAAAATTATGTATTTGTTGTCGATGCCGCTAACCAGGTAAAGATGAAAAACTTTGTGCCAGGTGCACGCCTGGCCAACTGTTATGTGGTACAATCCGGTCTTCAGGCCGGCGACAGGGTTGTCTACGAAGGTGTACGCAACCTCCGCGATGGTATGAAGATCATTCCGGCGCCGATAACGCTGGATAGTATTAAAGGATTATAA